A part of Campylobacter ureolyticus ACS-301-V-Sch3b genomic DNA contains:
- the rsmH gene encoding 16S rRNA (cytosine(1402)-N(4))-methyltransferase RsmH: protein MIHTPVLLNEVLKVFEGIKNGTIIDCTLGYGGHSSAILRQNKNIKLIGFDRDLEAINYSKKYLDEFKDRVCIKHSNFSNSLSDINTDDIRGILADIGVSSLQLDKNSRGFSLNSNNLDMRMNQNDKKDAKFVINTYSLGELERILKEYGELKNAKFIAGKIVNYREKKEISSIKELANLVGLKPVRKNGILEIILVLQALRIEVNDELLELENLLNSIENANLKDTLVAIISFHSLEDRIIKNKFKKWEKECICPDFFIKCECGGNHALGKIVTKKPITPSKGEILNNSRSKCAKLRIFKIK, encoded by the coding sequence GTGATACATACTCCTGTTTTATTAAACGAGGTATTAAAAGTATTTGAGGGTATAAAAAATGGCACTATAATCGACTGCACACTTGGATACGGGGGGCATTCAAGTGCTATATTAAGACAAAATAAAAATATAAAATTAATAGGTTTCGATAGAGATTTAGAAGCGATTAATTACTCAAAAAAATATCTTGATGAGTTTAAAGATAGAGTTTGTATAAAACATTCAAATTTTTCAAATTCGCTTAGCGATATTAATACAGATGATATTAGAGGAATTTTAGCAGATATTGGTGTTTCGTCTTTACAACTTGATAAAAATAGTAGAGGATTTTCATTAAATAGTAATAATCTTGATATGAGAATGAACCAAAATGATAAAAAAGATGCAAAATTTGTTATAAATACATATAGCCTAGGCGAGCTTGAAAGAATTTTAAAAGAATATGGCGAACTTAAAAACGCTAAGTTTATAGCTGGTAAAATAGTAAATTATAGAGAAAAAAAAGAAATTTCAAGTATAAAAGAACTGGCAAATTTAGTTGGGTTAAAACCTGTTAGGAAAAATGGTATTTTAGAGATAATTTTAGTTTTACAAGCCTTAAGAATAGAGGTAAATGATGAGCTTTTAGAGCTTGAAAATTTACTAAATTCAATTGAAAATGCAAATTTAAAAGATACTTTGGTTGCTATAATTTCATTTCATTCTCTTGAAGATAGAATTATAAAAAATAAATTTAAAAAATGGGAAAAAGAGTGCATTTGTCCAGATTTTTTTATAAAATGCGAATGTGGTGGAAATCACGCTCTAGGTAAGATAGTAACAAAAAAACCAATCAC